One Paenibacillus sp. SYP-B4298 genomic window, TCAACCTTGACCTTGACCGAATTGAAGGTTGTGGTGTTGCTCTCCGTCACATTGGCGTACAGCTCTCTACGCAACTGCTGGGCAGTCTCCAGCGAGACATAGATTTTACGATCCTGGGCGATGCTCTCATCGCTCCTCCCCTTGGGCTTCTTGAGCACAGCGGCTACCCGCAACGGACTGCTGATTCGTTGCTTGCCCTCATCGTTATTATTGAATTGTATATAAGCCTGGTACATGGGAGTTGGAACGGCCATTATTTTACGATATTGCTCCTGTGAGCTTGCATCATAGGAGGAACGCTCCATCGCTTGGTACAGCTTGTTCCGCGTCTCGTCATCCATCCATCCCATCGTAGCGCCATAACTGAGGACAACAGCAGTAGGATCTGTATTTTCCGCATGGCCTTGTCCAAATTTTTCGCCAAAATCCTCTAGACGGGACAGATCCGTAGCTATAACCTCACCATAGGCACGCTTGCCGTCCGCGGTGACCATCTCGAAGTAATTCAGCGTCTGGAATGGCGCGACAGCCTGCACATGATTCAGGTTTCTCATAATTTCCAGCTTCTGCTCGGTCAGCAGACCGCGGTTTCGGGTCTCTTCGCTAACGTCGGAGGTATCGCCCTGCCCGGGCAGAGCGCCGCTATCGGCCATGACGGTAATCTCATCCATCTTCAAGAAGCTGTTCAGCTCGGACTCGACAATCTTCTGGGTGGACTCTCCGATGCTCATAGCTAATATAATAGCAGCGCAGCCAATGGACAAGCCTGCGGCGCACAGCATCGTAACCACCTTGCGGCGACGCACCTGATCCCATGAAAGTCTGGTCAAATCGCTAATTCTCAAGCCTGTACCTCCTCTGTTTCCATAGCGGTAGGTGTCGCAGCAGACGAAGACGGCTCATTGGACGTCGAGTCCCCTGAGGTCTCCAGTCTACCATCGCGGAGCGTGATGATCTGCTCCGTCTGCTCTGCAATCTCGCGTTCATGCGTCACAATGATAAAAGTCGTGTTCATCGTCCGGTTCAGCCGCTTGAGAATCGCGAGAATCTCTTCCTCCGTCTTCGTATCCAGGTTCCCTGTCGGCTCGTCAGCAAAAATAACGGAGGGCTCCGTAATGAGTGAACGGGCGATGCTGACCCGCTGCTGTTGACCGCCGGATAGCTGGGATGGGAACATCTCTGCCTTATCCGGGATGCCGACCTGCTCGAGCAGTTGCATGGACTTTTGCTTGCGAATGGATGGGCGGACGGATTGAAACACGAGCGGCATCTCGATATTTTCCCGTACCGTCAGGTTAGGCAGCAATTCATAAGCCTGAAAGATAAAGCCGATATGCTTACGGCGAAACTCCGCCAGCTTATTCTCGTTCATCTTGACAATATTGTGACCAGCAATGTAAATATTCCCCTCGGTTGGCTTCATCAGCCCTGCCATCAGATTGAGCAGGGTGGACTTCCCGGATCCCGAGCTGCCCAGCAGTGCAATCATCTCGCCCTTTCCGACATGAATGTCGATCTGCTGTAATACCAGCGTGATCTCACTGCCATTCTTGAAAGCATGGGACAGGCCCTCTACACGAAGCAAGCTCTCCACTCCTTTTTCTCAAAGTCTCAAAGTCTCAAAGTCTCAAAGTCTCAAAGTCTCAAAGTCTCAAAGTCTCAAAGTCTCTCTTACAATAGACGAATCTACCGCCTGGCAACCCTGCACGATTTCCTCCGGCTCGATTCGGAGCCTTCTAAAATACAAGTGTATCAAAAAAAGAGCGAAAAATAGAATATTTTTAATTTTTTTGTCATCTTTTAACCTACGAACCAGTTCATTCATACCTCCCAGATCAGTACGTCAGGCCTGTCCATCCGTTGTAGCGGCTGGCTATAGCCAGCGCCTTGTCACGGATGAGCTGCCTTAGATGCGGCGGCGACAGCACCTCCACCTCTTCGCCGAAGCCAAGGATGAAGCGGTATACCCAGCCATCCTCAGGGAAGCTCGCTGTAACGATGGAGCTGCCGTCCGCCTGAAGCTGTAGATGATCCACGCCGAAGAACTCTATAGCCGCCTGCCGACCCGCAGGGAAGAAGCGCAGCTTCAGCTCGATCAGCGTATCGGCACGATACCAATTCTGATCCCACGGCGCTGGCTCCTTGGGAAGCTCGCGACGGGTGAACGGCTGGCTGGTGATTGCTAGCTCAGACATGCGCGCCAGCTTGAATAACCGAAACGAGGAGCGCTGCAGGCAGTAGCCATACAGATACCAGTGCTGACTCTTGAGCACCAGTGTGTGCGGCTCAACGGTACGGCTGCTGTGCCCGCCATTGATCTTGTGGTAGGTGAAGTCAACGATGAGTTGCTGCTCCATCGCTTGCCTGAGCAGTTGTTGCTTCTCCTGATCCAGGTGCTGCTGTCCACCCCAGGGAGCATGGTCGATGATAAGTTGACTCGTCTTCGCTTGAAATTCTATACTGTCTGATTCCGGCAGAATACTGCTGATTTTTTCTACTAGGTGGCTGTGCGCCTGCTTGGAATAAGCGGTCGACAGACTGCGCAGCGCGGTAACAATCGCGGCGAATTCATCATTCGTGAGTACATTCCGATCCAGTCGGTAGCCATCAACTATTCCGATTCCCCCGCCCGCCCCTTGCAGCGTAATGATCGGGATGCCTGCGCGGTTTAACGCTTCGATGTCCCGATAGATCGTGCGTATCGATACCTCGAAGCGATCCGCCAGCTCCTTGGCCTGCACCATCTTGCGATTGATCAATAGGATCAGGATCGCCATCCAACGTTCCAGTTTCATGCTGTGAACCTCCATTGCAAAATATAGGATACGATACGTTTCACGTTCATATGAATCTTCAAATTTCTTTATATTCCCGGTGAGAATGGAGCTTATTCTGTCAGCAATGGTTGGGCGTCTTAATAACAGTTAACGTTTCTTAAGGAAACATTTAGATTTTGTATAAGTCCGCTTATAGGATTGTTGATACAATGAGCCTACAGGATGAGATGTTGTGTGCGGTTATGGTTCTGAACAGGAGCCACATGCCCCTCTATCATACCAAATAACGGAGCGGAGGCGATGAGGAATGATACAGATGAAGCAGGTCAGCCACCAATTTCATATCGGCAAAAAGGGCAGGGAAAGGATTGTTCCGGTTCTGCATCATATCGATCTTACGATCAATAAAGGAGAGATTGTCGCGATCGTCGGTCGCAGCGGCTCGGGCAAGTCTACCTTGCTCAACCTGATGTCTGGCTATATTCGACCCTCGGAGGGCGAGATTGAGATCAGGGGCAAGTCGGTGACTAACATGAGCGAAGGAGAATGGGCGGATTTCCGCCTGGAGCAATACGGGTTTATGTTTCAGAGCTTTCAGCTCATCCCTAGTATGACCGCCTATCAGAATATTGAATTGCCGCTCGTACTAAAGGGAGTTGAGCCGCATAGGCGCAAGCAGCAGGTACAGGAGATGCTCAGGCGCGTCGACCTGGAGGAATATGCAAGCCACTATCCCGGTGAGCTATCCGGGGGACAGCAGCAGCGAGTATCGGTAGCGCGAGCGTTGGTGCTCGATCCGCCGATTGTACTGGCGGACGAGCCGACAGGCAGTCTCGATAGCGAGAATGAGCTGCAATTGCTTGGGCTGATTCATGAATTGAACCGTGAGCGGGGAACCACCTTCGTCATCATCACCCATGACCAGCAGGTGGCGTCCATTGCGAATCGCACGGTGACCCTCGCAGATGGAAGACTGAAGCCTGGCGGCATGTCGCGTAAGGAACAGGGAGGAATTATCTATGAGGTTTAAGGATCAACTGCAGTTCGTCCGTCAGAATATGAAGAAGAATAAATCCCGCCTGTTCATGACGGTGTTGGCGACGGCGATGGGCTGTGCTTTCCTGACCGTGCTGGCGTCCGTCGGATTCGGACTGCAACAGAGCATCGTCGACAGAATGGTTGGCGACCGGCTCGTTACTTCAATCTCTGTCTATGGCAAGGAGCAGCAAGATGGTGTCAATCGTCAGTTGACGAGGGAGAATCTCGACTTCCTGCGCAGTATTGAACATGTGAAGTCAGTCACGTACAAGCAGTTCATTCCACAACCGTTCGAATATTCCACCGACGGCCAAGCATTGCCGAGCGAAAATATGCAGGTGCTGGATTTTGCAGAGGAGAGCAAGGCCGGCCTGAAGCTGGCGGCAGGCGCTGTGCCGCGTCAGGCGAGCGAGGTGCTGGTGGGCTATAATTTTGGACAGAGCTATGAGGATAGCGAGATGCCGGATGAGGCCGCAGTGGAGGCCTGGGTGGGCAAGACGCTGCAGTTCGACGTGCTGCAGTATGTGGGCGGCAAGCAGGAGCGGACAGCAGTGTCGGTGACGATCAGCGGTGTGAAGGCGGCTCCTGCCAAGGAGTGGCAGCTCGATCGAACCGTGTATGCGCCCGTAGAGCTGCGCGACCAGTTAGAGCAGATTGCGGGCACGAGGCTGGCGGAGATGCGCAGACCTGCAACAGGTGACCAGGAGGCGTATGAGCCGCCTGGTCTGGATACGCCGCTCTATTATACCGAGGTGGCGGTTATTGCAGACAAGGTGCAGCAGGTGAAGAAGATTGCGGAGCAGTTAAGAGAGCAGGGCTACTATAATTATTCGATTGCTGATGAGCTATCGCAAATGAATGTGATGTTTACAATTATGCAGATCGGGCTGGTATTCGTCGGGGCGATCGCCGTTCTGATCGCCTCCATCGGCATCTACAATACGATGACGATGGCAGTGACTGAACGCGCCCAGGATATTGGCATTATGAAGGCAATCGGCGCACATCCGAAGGTTATCCGGCGCATCTTCCTGCTGGAGAGCGCGATGATCGGAGTCGTGGGTGCCGCCGTGGGTACGCTCGTTGCCTATGTGCTGTCGATGGCCGTCAACTGGGGACTGCCTGTGTTGATTAAGACCTTCATGGAGCAGCAGGTGCCAGAGGGCTTCCGCTTCTCGGTCATTCCGCTGTATCTGACGGTGATTTCCTGCACGATCTCGCTTGGTGTGGCGCTGCTGTCCGGTGCGAGACCGGCTGCGAGGGCGACCAGAGTCGATGTGCTGCGAGCGCTAAGGCGCGATATATAGCTTGATGGCGAACGTGAGGGACCTTCCTTGCGCTTCGCCTTTTTGCTGTCGTCTCAACTGTAGCGCTACGCCAGGCGAAGCTCGGCGGGCTCAGGAAGGCGTCAGCCAGTTATGCTTGATGTGATTTCCATTGAATTGGCAGGGGGGAACGTGATAAGGTTCTTTTACATACGATTATGGATTTTGCATGACGACATGAAGCGACCGCGATAGGTCGCCGGGACGTCGGTGCAAAGTTATGGAGGCGTTTTCTTTTGATGAAGCATGGGCTGCGGCTGTTCTCCTGGCAATCGATAAGAACGCGTGTTCTTGTCTGTCTACTGCTCGTAACACTGCCATTGATTGTGCTGCTGCTGTACAACAGCTACTATTCCATTAATGTTGTACGCAATCAGGTTGCTGATTCGAACCGCAATATGCTGACCCTCTACATAGATCAGATCGATCGGGGACTAGAGGATGTGGATCAGTATCTGAATAGTCTGGTGGCAGTGGATACAGACCTGCTCGTTGTGGGTACGACGAGTGAACAGCAGGACTATTACATGGCAAAGATCAGCTTATCCAATACATTGTCGCAATCGCTGGCGATCTATCGATCGATTGACGGTTTCTTTGTGTATGCCAAGCGGGAAGATGATTTTATGCTTGTGCCGCAAGCAGGACGCTCCTTCGAAGAACGCAGCCAGCTAAGAAGATATATGGAGCGCGGATTGCAGGAAGGACGCGCAGCGACCCAGACGAAGAAGTGGACGATTGTGCAATTGGATGATGACTATTA contains:
- a CDS encoding ABC transporter permease, which translates into the protein MRISDLTRLSWDQVRRRKVVTMLCAAGLSIGCAAIILAMSIGESTQKIVESELNSFLKMDEITVMADSGALPGQGDTSDVSEETRNRGLLTEQKLEIMRNLNHVQAVAPFQTLNYFEMVTADGKRAYGEVIATDLSRLEDFGEKFGQGHAENTDPTAVVLSYGATMGWMDDETRNKLYQAMERSSYDASSQEQYRKIMAVPTPMYQAYIQFNNNDEGKQRISSPLRVAAVLKKPKGRSDESIAQDRKIYVSLETAQQLRRELYANVTESNTTTFNSVKVKVDDELNVKQVEEQLKRLTVSTSSNLLQKERLEEQFAVFKAIAIGAGVFILIIASISIIVAMTMSTYQRRRQIGIMKVLGANLSQIRNMFIIEAALLGLLGGMLGILFSYWIVWGINALIVSLNNGESDISIFIPYTAIPVGLGFAVMTGIISGIYPAISASRTDALTAIKRD
- a CDS encoding ABC transporter ATP-binding protein, with the translated sequence MLRVEGLSHAFKNGSEITLVLQQIDIHVGKGEMIALLGSSGSGKSTLLNLMAGLMKPTEGNIYIAGHNIVKMNENKLAEFRRKHIGFIFQAYELLPNLTVRENIEMPLVFQSVRPSIRKQKSMQLLEQVGIPDKAEMFPSQLSGGQQQRVSIARSLITEPSVIFADEPTGNLDTKTEEEILAILKRLNRTMNTTFIIVTHEREIAEQTEQIITLRDGRLETSGDSTSNEPSSSAATPTAMETEEVQA
- a CDS encoding helix-turn-helix transcriptional regulator codes for the protein MKLERWMAILILLINRKMVQAKELADRFEVSIRTIYRDIEALNRAGIPIITLQGAGGGIGIVDGYRLDRNVLTNDEFAAIVTALRSLSTAYSKQAHSHLVEKISSILPESDSIEFQAKTSQLIIDHAPWGGQQHLDQEKQQLLRQAMEQQLIVDFTYHKINGGHSSRTVEPHTLVLKSQHWYLYGYCLQRSSFRLFKLARMSELAITSQPFTRRELPKEPAPWDQNWYRADTLIELKLRFFPAGRQAAIEFFGVDHLQLQADGSSIVTASFPEDGWVYRFILGFGEEVEVLSPPHLRQLIRDKALAIASRYNGWTGLTY
- a CDS encoding ABC transporter ATP-binding protein, translated to MIQMKQVSHQFHIGKKGRERIVPVLHHIDLTINKGEIVAIVGRSGSGKSTLLNLMSGYIRPSEGEIEIRGKSVTNMSEGEWADFRLEQYGFMFQSFQLIPSMTAYQNIELPLVLKGVEPHRRKQQVQEMLRRVDLEEYASHYPGELSGGQQQRVSVARALVLDPPIVLADEPTGSLDSENELQLLGLIHELNRERGTTFVIITHDQQVASIANRTVTLADGRLKPGGMSRKEQGGIIYEV
- a CDS encoding ABC transporter permease, translating into MRFKDQLQFVRQNMKKNKSRLFMTVLATAMGCAFLTVLASVGFGLQQSIVDRMVGDRLVTSISVYGKEQQDGVNRQLTRENLDFLRSIEHVKSVTYKQFIPQPFEYSTDGQALPSENMQVLDFAEESKAGLKLAAGAVPRQASEVLVGYNFGQSYEDSEMPDEAAVEAWVGKTLQFDVLQYVGGKQERTAVSVTISGVKAAPAKEWQLDRTVYAPVELRDQLEQIAGTRLAEMRRPATGDQEAYEPPGLDTPLYYTEVAVIADKVQQVKKIAEQLREQGYYNYSIADELSQMNVMFTIMQIGLVFVGAIAVLIASIGIYNTMTMAVTERAQDIGIMKAIGAHPKVIRRIFLLESAMIGVVGAAVGTLVAYVLSMAVNWGLPVLIKTFMEQQVPEGFRFSVIPLYLTVISCTISLGVALLSGARPAARATRVDVLRALRRDI